TAACTTTAATATATCCATTTATTAAAAGATTTAGTTATTTTCCACAAGTTATATTAGGTATAACTTGTGGCTGGTCGGTTCCTATGGCATATATGGCTGTCAATCAGTCTTTTTCTGTAGAATGTTGGTTATTATTTTTAGTAAATATTATTTGGTCTATTATTTATGATACAGAGTATGCCATGATTGATCGCAATGATGATATAAAGATTGGAATAAAATCGACTGCTATTATTTTTTCTAAATTTGATAAATTGATTATTTGTTTTTTACAAATAATTATGGTGTTATTATTAGTTTATATAGGATATTATCTAAATTTAGAATTACCTTATTTTATTAGTTTAATATTAGTGTCTATTTTATTTATCTACCAACAAAAACTAATTTCTAATTGTCAACCATCATTATATTTTAAGGCATTTATGAATAATAATTATGTTGGTTTTATTTTGTTTATTGGTATTTTATTAAATTATTTTTAGATTCACACTAATTAAATTAGTAGTAATAATTGCTATTATTAAGTGTTTATATTAATTTTAATTTTTATTAAATCAAATTTTGATGTTATTTAATAATATTAATTAAATTAAGATAATTTATTTGAATAAAAATATCTTTTATTGTTATAAATTTATGTGTATAAATTTTTTAATACTTTCAATAGTTAGATAAACTTTATGAGATATTAATTTAATTATAATTAGATATAATTTTTTTATATCTAATTTATAAATTTTATTTCCTTCTATATTAATATAATCTTCTTGTTTTAAAGTATTTATCAATTTAGAAAAAACTGCTTTATCAAAAAATTCAGGGCTATTAATACTATGAATAATGGCAGATAAACGTTGAGCTAATATAACACTTTTTTTTTCTAAAAAATTTTTGTTTATTTCAGGTATAGTATTAAGTAAAGAAAGTGTAATTGTATAACGATATAGAGTTTCTTTAATATTATTAGCTAAAAGTTTAAGAGAGTAAATCCGATTTGGATTAATTTTTACAATATCTCCTGACAATAATATTATTAGTTGTTGATTATGTAGTTCATTTAATATCATACCAATACATTTTGGTAATTCTTCTATTTTATATTTCATAAATAATTCTGATTTTAAGAAAGGATAAATAATTGTGACTTGGTAATTAATTTCTTGGCGTTGAAGTTTTTTATAATAAAATATAATATTAGCTATTAAAGATGGTAGTATTAATAAGTGTATGATATTATTTCTATAGTAAGTCATTAATGAAACGTTTTTACTAGGCAAAAATATTATTTTATCTGAAAAATCACATCTTTCCTTAAATTTATCTAAATTTAAAGCTTCTTCTAATAAGAGTTCTGCTGTTTTATTTGGCACAGTGCTATCATCACTGTAAGGGATATTTATTAGTAGTTTAAGATAACATTTCATTTGTTCAATCAAATGTTCTCTAGTTAATTTATGTTGATTTGATGCTAATAATATTACTGAACATAAATTAACTCCATTAATTGCTCCAGCATTATTAATTTTTATCATAATATTTTGTGCTAAATGGTTTACAATTGAATTTAGCCATATAGGTCGTATTGGTTTATTAATATATTTTCTCCATTCAGGAACATATTTATTTAAATATTTTGTTAATATAATTGGTTGACTAAAATTAACATAACTATGTCCTAATTTTCTTAATTTTCTTAAGCCTTTTAACATAGATAAAAAATTTTCTTTTTCCTTAACTGCACCTTTTAATTCTTTAGTATATTCAGTAATTTCTAATACATGTTCATAACCAATATAAATTGGAATAATGGCAACCTGACGGGAGTAATTCCGTAGCATTGCTTGTATGGTCATTGAAAGTGTTCCAGTTTTTGGTTCTAGTAATTTTCCTGTTCTAGATCTGCCACCCTCAATAAAAAATTCAATTGGATATCCGCGATCAAATAATTCATTTAAATATTCGCGAAATATAGTTGAATAAAGTTTATTTCTTTTAAAGGAACGACGAATAAAAAAAGCACCTAAATACCGAAAAATTGTCCCAAGCGGCCAAAAATTAAGATTAATACCTGCGGCAATATGAGGAAGAACTAATCCTTGATGATAAAGTACGTAAGAAAGTAATACATAATCCATGTGACTACGATGAGACGGTATATAAACAATTTCATAACCATTTTGAGCTAATTTACGTACACGTTCAATATGCTTAACATTTATTTCTTGATATAATCGGTTCCATATCCAACTTAATAAGCGATCGGTAAGTCGAATTGCTTCATAAGAAAAATCAGTGGCTATTTCTTTCATAATGGTAATAGCGTTACAGTTTGCTTTTTTAAATGAGATTTTTTTTGTTTTAGCTTCATTTTCTATTGCTTTTTTGATTAAATTTGAAGCTAATAGTTTATTAAATAGATTTTGGCGTACAGGAAGTTTAGGACCAATTGTCGCTAATCGTTCTCTTGAATAGTGAATACGAGCAATTCTAGCAAGTTTGGTGGTAATCATTTCATCATTATGATATTTAACAGCAATTTTACGTAAAGAAATAGGTGCAAAAATACGAATAAAACTATCACGACCTAACCAGATAATAGTGAAAATTTTTTGAATTATATTAACCAAGTGTAATGTAGTTTTTGCTGAATCACTTTCTTTACCAGGATATCTACCAAACATGATTAATACTGGTAAAATTTGAATATTTAATTCAGGATGATGATGATAGAGATCAATATAAGATTGAAATATTTTTGCAGAATCGTTATTATCATATGATAGATTGTATCGAAATATAGATAAATCTTTATTTGTAAAGTTATCTATGAAAATATAAGAAGGTAATTTTATTTTATCTATCATGATGGGATTCATTGGATCAGGTAATCCAATAGCACGACATTTTTGACGTAATGTTAATAGATCTATTTTAGAATTAAAAGGTAGTATATATAAAGAGGGAAGTTTAATATCAAGATGTAATTCGTTAATTGTATTTTTTGGGATAAGTTGACTGTTTATCAAAAATTTTACTGATAAATTCAATAAATAATAATAAATCTTATGCCAAGATGACATATATAATAGATATCCTTTTATCAAAATAATTTTATTT
This genomic interval from Candidatus Arsenophonus lipoptenae contains the following:
- the plsB gene encoding glycerol-3-phosphate 1-O-acyltransferase PlsB; this translates as MSSWHKIYYYLLNLSVKFLINSQLIPKNTINELHLDIKLPSLYILPFNSKIDLLTLRQKCRAIGLPDPMNPIMIDKIKLPSYIFIDNFTNKDLSIFRYNLSYDNNDSAKIFQSYIDLYHHHPELNIQILPVLIMFGRYPGKESDSAKTTLHLVNIIQKIFTIIWLGRDSFIRIFAPISLRKIAVKYHNDEMITTKLARIARIHYSRERLATIGPKLPVRQNLFNKLLASNLIKKAIENEAKTKKISFKKANCNAITIMKEIATDFSYEAIRLTDRLLSWIWNRLYQEINVKHIERVRKLAQNGYEIVYIPSHRSHMDYVLLSYVLYHQGLVLPHIAAGINLNFWPLGTIFRYLGAFFIRRSFKRNKLYSTIFREYLNELFDRGYPIEFFIEGGRSRTGKLLEPKTGTLSMTIQAMLRNYSRQVAIIPIYIGYEHVLEITEYTKELKGAVKEKENFLSMLKGLRKLRKLGHSYVNFSQPIILTKYLNKYVPEWRKYINKPIRPIWLNSIVNHLAQNIMIKINNAGAINGVNLCSVILLASNQHKLTREHLIEQMKCYLKLLINIPYSDDSTVPNKTAELLLEEALNLDKFKERCDFSDKIIFLPSKNVSLMTYYRNNIIHLLILPSLIANIIFYYKKLQRQEINYQVTIIYPFLKSELFMKYKIEELPKCIGMILNELHNQQLIILLSGDIVKINPNRIYSLKLLANNIKETLYRYTITLSLLNTIPEINKNFLEKKSVILAQRLSAIIHSINSPEFFDKAVFSKLINTLKQEDYINIEGNKIYKLDIKKLYLIIIKLISHKVYLTIESIKKFIHINL
- the ubiA gene encoding 4-hydroxybenzoate octaprenyltransferase codes for the protein MTRNIIFNKIFYYFNLMRFNKPIGIFLLLWPTYWSLWLASKGLPDLFILLVFTIGVFLMRTAGCVINDIIDRNIDSYVFRTRDRPIANGDVTEKEAKILFFLLIFLSFMLVLILNKMVIFLSFIGFLLTLIYPFIKRFSYFPQVILGITCGWSVPMAYMAVNQSFSVECWLLFLVNIIWSIIYDTEYAMIDRNDDIKIGIKSTAIIFSKFDKLIICFLQIIMVLLLVYIGYYLNLELPYFISLILVSILFIYQQKLISNCQPSLYFKAFMNNNYVGFILFIGILLNYF